The Thermosynechococcus sp. HN-54 DNA segment ACCACGGCAGCAGCCATGGAAGTGGCGAGTCAAGGTCGGGTAGCCCCTCAACTGCTCCTGATTACCCTTGTCAGCGGTGCCTGTGCGGCGGCGGCGGCCAATACGATTAACTGTCTCTATGACCGCGATATTGATGCCATCATGGAGCGGACGCGCTATCGTCCTCTGCCCGCCGGTCGGGTTGCCCCTTGGGAAGCGGTGTGTCTGGCGGTGCTGTTGGCAATAACGGCCTTTAGCCTTTTGGCGGTCTTTGCCAATCTCCTCAGTGCCTGCCTTGCCATGGCCGGAATTGCGGTTTATGTGGGGGTTTATACCCACTGGCTCAAACGCTCTTCGCCGCAAAATATCGTCATTGGCGGTGCCGCTGGGGCAATTCCTCCCTTGGTGGGCTGGGCAGCAGTGACGGGAGAGCTGAGTTGGGCAGCTTGGGTGCTCTTTGCCATCATTTTTATCTGGACACCACCCCATTTTTGGCCGTTGGCAATGCTGATCCAAGAGGACTATGCCCGTGTGCGGGTGCCAATGCTGCCGGTGGTGGATGGCGATCGCGTGACGGCACAGCAAATTTTCCTCTACACGTTGGCATTGGTGCCCACCAGTCTGCTGTTGGTCTATCCCTGTGGTGTCGTGGGGTGGGGCTATGGTGGGGTGGCGATCGCCCTTGGCGGCTGGTTTATTTACCGCGCGTGGCAGTTGACCCAAACCCCCGAGGACAAGGAACAGGCACGCCGCCTCTTTAAGTTCTCGATTCTTTACATGATGTTGCTGTGTGCGGCAATGGTGGGCGATCGCATTCTCCTGCCGCAACTATCCGAAAGCCTTGATGCCCTTGCTTGTCTGATCAAGGCAACTTAGCTCTTAGCTAGATTTGACCCAACTGCTGCAACCACTCAATTAAAATGGGGTTCACTAGCTCCGGGCGATCGTCATGGGGACAGTGGCCGGTATGGGGAAGCCGCTCAATGCGAATCGGCAGGCGATCTTGGTGGGCTTCAAAGTGCTTCGCCCCGGAGACGGGTGTCCACGGATCCACCTCGCCCCACAGCACGAGAATCGGCACTTGAATCTGTGGCAGCAAATCCACAATTTTCGGTCCCGGCGGTGCCGAAATCACACGGGCAAAGACCTCCTTGGCACCCACATCCATTGCTGGCCGGTGCAACAGCTCCACCAACTCATCGGTAATGGCATCGGGATTAGCATAGACTTGGGTCAGCGTTTTGCGGATGCGCTCTGGCTGCCGAATCTGATTGAAAATCAGGTGACCAATGATGGGGGACGCCACCAAGGCACGAAAAATGGCTGTAAAGAGACTCTGCGTCCAGTTCAATTCATTGGGACGGTGGTTCAGTCCCCCGGCGCAATTGAGGACACTGACAGCGCGACAGGTATGACCGTAGCGAGCCGCCATCATCAAACACAGCAGACCACCAATCGAGTTGCCCACCCAAACTACCGGTTCACCAATATGAGCCTGCCAAAAATCGGCTAGTAACTCTGCCCACAAGTCCAAGCTGTAGGTTAAATCCGGCTTTGCTGAGGCACCAAAACCCAGTAAATCAAGGGCATAGACACGGTAGCCAGCTGCTGCGAGCGCAGGGATATTTTTGCGCCAGTGACCAATGGAGGCACCAAAGCCATGGACTAAAACCACTGGCGCACCACTGCCGTCAACTCCGTAGCGAATGCGATGACCCCGCCAGTGCCAGTCTGCGGTGGGAAATGCTGTTGTTGGTGGGAGCGTAGAGGTCATTCTGCCCAATCCCTTCCTGCAAAGTGTATTACCTTTTAAGATAGCGATCTTTACGTTTCGTAACAATTATGACAACGGCACTGATTACAGGGGCAACGGGAGGGTTGGGGCAGGCTTTTGCCCAAGCTTTGGCCGATCGCCAGCATCACCTGATCCTCACGGGTCGCTCCCTCGAGACTCTCGAAGAGCTAAAGACGCGCCTCAGCAAACGGGTAAAGGTTGTGTGTGTCCCCCAAGACCTCAGCGAACCCGGTGCAGCTCGCTGCCTCTATCAGCAGATTCAATCCCTAGGATTAACGGTGGATGTCCTAGTCAATAATGCTGGCTTTGGCGATTATGGAGCTTTTGGCGATCGCGATCGCCAGAAATTGACGGCCATGCTCCAAGTCAACATCACAGCGCTGGTGGAACTCACCCATCTCGTGCTGCAAGAAATGCGCCCCCGCCGTCAAGGAACGATCATTAACGTTAGCTCCATTGCAGCCTTTCAGCCCCTGCCC contains these protein-coding regions:
- a CDS encoding heme o synthase; translated protein: MTFLARLSSSTGDLSTKLVDYVQLTKPRLILLFLITTAAAMEVASQGRVAPQLLLITLVSGACAAAAANTINCLYDRDIDAIMERTRYRPLPAGRVAPWEAVCLAVLLAITAFSLLAVFANLLSACLAMAGIAVYVGVYTHWLKRSSPQNIVIGGAAGAIPPLVGWAAVTGELSWAAWVLFAIIFIWTPPHFWPLAMLIQEDYARVRVPMLPVVDGDRVTAQQIFLYTLALVPTSLLLVYPCGVVGWGYGGVAIALGGWFIYRAWQLTQTPEDKEQARRLFKFSILYMMLLCAAMVGDRILLPQLSESLDALACLIKAT
- a CDS encoding alpha/beta fold hydrolase, giving the protein MTSTLPPTTAFPTADWHWRGHRIRYGVDGSGAPVVLVHGFGASIGHWRKNIPALAAAGYRVYALDLLGFGASAKPDLTYSLDLWAELLADFWQAHIGEPVVWVGNSIGGLLCLMMAARYGHTCRAVSVLNCAGGLNHRPNELNWTQSLFTAIFRALVASPIIGHLIFNQIRQPERIRKTLTQVYANPDAITDELVELLHRPAMDVGAKEVFARVISAPPGPKIVDLLPQIQVPILVLWGEVDPWTPVSGAKHFEAHQDRLPIRIERLPHTGHCPHDDRPELVNPILIEWLQQLGQI
- a CDS encoding SDR family oxidoreductase, with amino-acid sequence MTTALITGATGGLGQAFAQALADRQHHLILTGRSLETLEELKTRLSKRVKVVCVPQDLSEPGAARCLYQQIQSLGLTVDVLVNNAGFGDYGAFGDRDRQKLTAMLQVNITALVELTHLVLQEMRPRRQGTIINVSSIAAFQPLPYLAVYAASKAFVRHFSEALWAEVKPLGIRVLAVCPGPTATNFFERADMTRNPALIAQQDTPEQVVAETLAALQTDVATVIPGQPANRFLALAGRLVPRQWLVQQLEPRFRPPAQ